From Vigna angularis cultivar LongXiaoDou No.4 chromosome 11, ASM1680809v1, whole genome shotgun sequence:
ttttaaccataacagtataaatttaatttatttaaccaaatttgttaaatttatttaaaatttcaaattcattatatTGAGTTATGTATACTGCTTGAcacgtttttttttaattaataaatgtattttaaatttcaaataaatttaacaaaatttagttaaaaaattaaattcacatacaaattaaattaattcaaaatttaaaaaagagtaattttttttaaagttaaaagacCAAAGATATTTAACCCTTTATCtaactattaatatatatatatatatatatatatatatatatatatatatataatttcaatgaataaaatcaattaaataacaattaaagaAATACAACTCAATAAtctaaaaaaatcaattgagTAACAGTTaagaaataaaacttttaataatttggGAATCTTTATTATCTCTAACGTTATTCTAATTCAACAGTTACTTATTTGTGAATTAAtcagtaatataaaatgttttacactaaaatatataataattatattcaaatcgataataattttttttatcataaacatattaaataaattaacatgtACATGGTTGATTAatttctataataatatattaaaaactatatttaagcTATCTTTTAATTAGTTAATCAATGAAATATTTAGCccaacaattaaatttaaatcaattattacaTAACAGATATTTtgtcataaaattattttattttattttatttaatttttatcgaATTGTCACTTTTGACTTTGGAAGTTTCTAGCAGCACCCATGTCTTTTTGGACGGTGAATAGGGTCCGAATATGACCAACTTGAGGTGGGCCAACGAAAAAACGACACGTGTTCCATGTGCTTGCTTCCATCAGACTTAGGTCTTATAAAAACTCTACTATGTTGATCCTTGCCCCGTTCAAAGCACGCCGTGTTTCACTCTCTCATCCTTTCGCATTCTCAATACCCTTTTGATTTGTGAAAGGTAAAATCACCTCTTTTCCTTCTTCTACTCTTGCTCTCGATCGGAAGTGTTTTTGTTGTTCTTTTCTCGATGTGTTCTTCAGATCTTTTGCTGCATGTTGCTTTATCTGCTGTCTTGTGTTCTTTTTTCCCCCTTGATCTTTATTTTTCGATTTTTGACAGTTGGGTGGTCTTTTATTTTTGGTGTTTTGATGTTTTGCTGTTCGATCTTatcagttttttcttttgtgtttcgGCCATTGTTGTTTTCTTCATAAAATTGAAGAGGTGTCAGATCTGTGTTGGTTTGTTCTCGTGTGATCTGATCTCGAATGGGCTTGATCTGTAGGCTGACGCTGCTTGTGAGTAGGGTTTTAGAATTGTGAGTGGGGTTTTAGTACAAaggtcttttctttttcctgttTGATTGATgggttttttcttctttaaagaTGCATGCGAATTTATTGAATTTAGGCTGACTTTTTATGTATTATGGTTGGATATAAATCTGACTTATTGCATGGATCTACCTTGAACCCGtgaatttttgtgttttttttatctgtccTAGTGTCCCTTCTTGTTTTGGAAGTAGAATGTGGATCTGTTCTCAAAGGATATAGCTTTTGAGATCTATTCCATTTGTACTCCCACAAAggcaattttcattttttactttttttgtaCAGATTAtgattttactaattttaaaatatatcatgaCTATACTGGAAATTTGTATTCTAAGTCAATTGCAGTGCATGTTTTACTTGACCTTTCCGCCTGATAACCTCAGtctgtaaaatttatttttgcatgGCTATCATTATTAACTAAATATACTGACTGTGCCTATGGTTTCTCCTAGCTTGTGACATGGTGTTGATAGGCTTATTTTTATGTGGAATGAAAGTGTTCCTTTTTCGTTACTCTTGGATTTGACCAGGTCGTTTTTTGATGAACATTTGGGTCTCCGGGTGTCCTCGGTCCCAAGCTTTCTGTGTATACTTTTTGAATAACAAACAGTCATAAATTGGTTTTTGATTAATTGTGGCTTTTCATTATTTAATGGTAGTGCTTATGGTCAATGCTTTTTCTTTATACTGCCATGGTCAGATTGCTAAGTTTGCTAACTTTATTTAAcattggacacttttttcagGAAAGCCACCATGGTTGATCAGGTCCAACACCCTTCAATCATGGACAAGGTTGCTGGTCAGCTCCATCTCCGTTCTGGTTTTTCATCTGGTATTAATAGTTACGATGGAGCTTTCCGCCACCCTGCCATGTACCAAAGACCCTCCTTTGGGAACTACTCAAATGCTGCATTGCAGTATCCTGTGATGCCCTCATGCAAAACTACAATGGATTTGTCTGCTGCTGCAACAACAACATCCCCTGTTTTTGCTGCAGCCCCAGCAGAGAAAGGCCATTTTCTTATTGACTTTCTCATGGGAGGGGTTTCGGCAGCTGTCTCAAAAACTGCTGCTGCTCCCATTGAACGTGTTAAGCTTTTGATCCAGAACCAGGATGAGATGCTCAAAACTGGAAGGCTTTCTGAGCCCTACAAGGGTATTGGTGattgttttaaaagaacaatAGCGGATGAGGGTGGTGCTTCTCTATGGAGAGGAAACACTGCAAATGTCATCCGTTATTTCCCCACCCAGGTTAGTTATTTCGTAATTTTCGTTTGGACAAAATAAATGGCGTTGTTCTTCAATCAGCTTAGATCATTGCCATAGAAATCTTTGTTGACATTTAATATACTATCTTCTAACGTTGGATAAATCGCTGTTTGAATTCTATCAGGCTTTGAACTTTGCATTCAAGGACTATTTCAAGAGGCTTTTCAATTTCAAGAAGGACAGAGATGGCTACTGGAAGTGGTTTGCTGGCAACTTGGCCTCTGGAGGTGCTGCTGGTGCATCGTCGCTTTTATTTGTTTACTCCCTTGACTATGCCCGAACCCGTCTTGCCAATGATGCTAAGGCTGCAAAGAAGGGAGGAGAGAGACAGTTCAAGGGTCTTGTTGATGTCTACAGGAAGACATTGGCATCTGATGGTGTTGCTGGTCTCTACCGTGGATTTAACCTCTCATGTGTTGGAATCATTGTGTATCGTGGTCTGtattttggattgtatgattCCATCAAGCCAGTTGTCCTCACTGGATCATTGCAGGTTGGTGCTATGTCCTTATTACTTCTATTTGTGATATTCAGTTCAATCATATATTTGCTAGTCTGTCATGCTTTCATTTCATATGTTTCTACTTTAATGTGTGTTGTATTCAGTGGTGATATATGTTGTGTTGTGTTATTAACCATTTGAGTTGCATGTTACCTGGGAACGGACTAAGTGACTTTTTCTTGGGAAATGACACGTAACTTTAGTTaactttattcatttttaattggtttattttattatttgtttttgaaaattgaagttGGCTATTCATTCAAcacatgaaaatttattaaagctACGGTGACTTTTTCCTTGGAAAAAGTCATTGAATCCATCCCcacttatttttaacataattcaGCCTGTATACACTGAAGTTACCAAACAATCCTTGTTATTAAAGTGAGATGCTTTAGTCAGTCTATTCTTTGAATTCAATGACTAAAATGTCCTTTATTTgtagtaaatatattttgtatgaaCACTAtcaagtaattttaaaatgtcaaTATTCTAAATGAGAGTTAATTTTAAggatgaaaaacaaatataaccatttaaatttcaaataataaagttGTTCATGATGTATTAATGTTTTTGCATCAATAAAAGGTTCTTGAAACTTTTATGTAGTGAAGTCTAATGCAATTTCCCTTGTATGGATTATAGGATAGCTTTTTCGCCAGCTTTGCCCTGGGATGGCTCATCACCAATGGTGCAGGTCTTGCATCATACCCAATTGACACTGTGAGAAGAAGAATGATGATGACCTCTGGTGAAGCAGTGAAGTACAAGAATTCCTTGGATGCATTCCAACAAATCGTCAAGAAAGAGGGTACCAAGTCCTTGTTCAAGGGTGCTGGTGCCAACATCCTCAGAGCTGTTGCAGGTGCTGGTGTGCTTGCCGGGTATGACAAGTTGCAGGTTCTTGTGTTCGGCAAGAAGTATGGTTCTGGTGGTGCCTAAGAGTTCCTTGGTGGTGCTCAAAGAGTCTTTTTTTGTTCTAGATGGCGATGAAAAATCTTTCAGTTCTGAGAGTTTAGACTAATTGCAGCCgcaaattttgtttaataaatttactaGATGATGGGACATTGTCCCAGAAACCCTTTTCATATTTCATGGTGGAGATTTTACATCAGAAAAAAGTATGATTTATTTGAGTGGCGGGGTAAGAGGCTGTCCCTTGGAATTCCATTTtctttatatgattttaaaatatgtgatACATGTTCAAGGTTCTTTTTCAGAATAAAGTGCAGATGAAATTTCTGCTTTAATGATTATTGATATTGGTGAAAAGTAAGCTTAGTTATACCAGTATTATTTGGATTCTGCATTTTACTTTTGCTTTTCCTATTATATATTGACATTTAGTTACAAAAATGTGGCAATTTATTACTAAATAAGCAGCATATTGCATCTTTGTTTGGGCAAGCGAATAAAGTAACTATTGGTATAATTGGTAACTTGAAAATTCTCCGAAGAATATGTTGAATAATATGCTTTGCTTGTGGGATATGACTCAGGTGCATAAATGGTcctttttgtttggtttattcATGTTTAGAAAATTGTAAAGTAGTTAAAATTGACCATGGTATTATCGTAGTACCAAATCACATATGTTTTAATCTTTTACTCTTGTTCCAAAATTACCTGCAGATTATTTGTTATACCAGATTATATATATTGTCTATATCCCTGTATATAtacagaataaaatatattagactAAATAaggtaataaatattattttatactatttttaaaaacttaatgCATTGTAACATCTATGGTGAAGGATTGTACTTGAGGATATGTCCTTTGTTATGATCGTATCTGGTAGCAACCGTGTTTTGAAGACTTGTAGAAGATCCTGCAAGCATGAAAAACATAACTGAGGTAACAATTgctttcatatttttcattcGATTTTTTAGACACTTTGGGTTATAACATCTTTTTGGTTATGTTTTGGTAGAGACTATAAATCTGAA
This genomic window contains:
- the LOC108334256 gene encoding ADP,ATP carrier protein 1, mitochondrial, which produces MVDQVQHPSIMDKVAGQLHLRSGFSSGINSYDGAFRHPAMYQRPSFGNYSNAALQYPVMPSCKTTMDLSAAATTTSPVFAAAPAEKGHFLIDFLMGGVSAAVSKTAAAPIERVKLLIQNQDEMLKTGRLSEPYKGIGDCFKRTIADEGGASLWRGNTANVIRYFPTQALNFAFKDYFKRLFNFKKDRDGYWKWFAGNLASGGAAGASSLLFVYSLDYARTRLANDAKAAKKGGERQFKGLVDVYRKTLASDGVAGLYRGFNLSCVGIIVYRGLYFGLYDSIKPVVLTGSLQDSFFASFALGWLITNGAGLASYPIDTVRRRMMMTSGEAVKYKNSLDAFQQIVKKEGTKSLFKGAGANILRAVAGAGVLAGYDKLQVLVFGKKYGSGGA